Proteins from a genomic interval of Shewanella seohaensis:
- the bfr gene encoding bacterioferritin → MKGDKEVIDALNRLLTGELSAMDQYFVHAHMYEDWGLNELYERIAHESDDEKGHAAKLVQRILFLEGVPNVAAREALNIGSNVEEMLRNDLAYEYKVADDLRKVIALCESKKDYQTREILEVLLDDTESDHMYWLEKQLGLIDRIGLPNYLQTKM, encoded by the coding sequence ATGAAAGGTGATAAAGAGGTCATCGACGCGTTGAATCGTCTCCTAACGGGAGAGTTATCGGCGATGGATCAGTATTTTGTGCATGCCCATATGTATGAAGACTGGGGCCTGAACGAACTTTATGAGCGTATTGCCCATGAGTCGGATGATGAAAAAGGTCATGCGGCCAAACTGGTACAGCGTATTTTATTCCTCGAAGGCGTGCCGAATGTGGCCGCGCGGGAAGCGCTCAACATTGGTTCAAACGTTGAAGAGATGCTGCGTAACGATTTGGCCTATGAGTATAAGGTCGCCGATGATTTGCGTAAGGTGATTGCCCTGTGTGAGTCGAAAAAAGATTATCAAACCCGTGAGATCTTAGAAGTGTTACTTGATGACACCGAATCTGACCACATGTATTGGTTAGAAAAACAACTCGGTTTGATTGACCGAATTGGTTTACCGAATTATCTGCAAACTAAGATGTAA